One genomic segment of Amycolatopsis sp. Hca4 includes these proteins:
- a CDS encoding MarR family winged helix-turn-helix transcriptional regulator, whose product MATRADRNATDPDLGVLSGRLLFAVQRELFTRLATLGFGDLKHRHGAVLAYLDEEGTRATDLSRLSGQYKQIIGTLVDELEALGYVERRPDPSDRRAKLIYPTERGLVRMRAADEIMADIQRRHARRLGRENYRHFKAMLTDITDHQRAHLRTLGEDEGSA is encoded by the coding sequence ATGGCGACGCGCGCGGACCGGAACGCGACCGACCCCGACCTGGGCGTCCTGTCCGGACGCCTCCTCTTCGCGGTCCAGCGCGAGTTGTTCACCAGGCTGGCCACGCTCGGCTTCGGCGACCTGAAGCACCGGCACGGCGCGGTGCTGGCGTACCTCGACGAGGAAGGGACGCGGGCGACCGACCTGTCGCGGCTGTCCGGCCAGTACAAGCAGATCATCGGGACGTTGGTCGACGAGCTGGAGGCCCTCGGGTACGTAGAGCGGCGACCGGATCCCAGCGATCGCCGCGCGAAGCTGATCTACCCGACCGAACGAGGTCTGGTCCGGATGCGGGCCGCGGACGAGATCATGGCCGACATCCAGCGACGGCACGCACGCCGCCTCGGCCGGGAGAACTACCGGCATTTCAAGGCCATGCTCACCGACATCACCGACCATCAACGCGCTCACCTCCGCACCCTCGGCGAGGACGAAGGATCAGCCTGA
- a CDS encoding UBP-type zinc finger domain-containing protein, with translation MNGIDPSRAPSGPGCIECEATQSWWFHLRRCAQCGHVGCCDSSPGQHASRHAAESGHRFVRSFEPGEEWFWDYRIQVMYERGPELTGPAHHPADQPAPGPAGRVPDDWVHQLHE, from the coding sequence ATGAACGGGATCGATCCGAGCCGGGCACCCAGCGGCCCCGGTTGCATCGAATGCGAAGCGACGCAGAGCTGGTGGTTCCACTTGCGACGGTGCGCGCAGTGCGGTCACGTGGGCTGCTGCGACTCCTCGCCCGGGCAGCACGCCAGCCGCCACGCCGCCGAATCCGGGCATCGCTTCGTGCGGAGCTTCGAGCCGGGCGAAGAATGGTTCTGGGACTACCGCATCCAGGTGATGTACGAGCGGGGTCCCGAACTCACCGGACCCGCACACCACCCCGCCGACCAGCCCGCGCCGGGCCCCGCCGGCCGGGTACCGGACGACTGGGTCCACCAGCTGCACGAATGA
- a CDS encoding NADPH-dependent F420 reductase, whose product MRIGILGAGAIGTAFARRLVAGGHEAVLSNSRGPETLAGLMDELGPGASAGTRTEAARADIVVLAVPRAQVATALDGLPDWDGRILVDATNDFAAPPPGPGQATTSEQVAALAPGARVLKALNHLFAASLAADPRQAGGQRVLFVSGDDDAAKKAFTAVLDDLGYAPIDLGGLAAGGRLHQARGGPLVGHDLVRLASAR is encoded by the coding sequence ATGCGGATCGGGATTCTGGGAGCGGGTGCCATCGGCACGGCGTTCGCGCGCCGCCTCGTGGCGGGCGGCCATGAAGCCGTGTTGAGCAACAGCCGGGGGCCCGAGACGCTCGCGGGCCTCATGGACGAACTCGGCCCCGGCGCCTCGGCCGGCACTCGGACCGAGGCCGCCCGAGCGGACATCGTCGTCCTCGCCGTACCCCGGGCTCAGGTGGCCACAGCGCTGGACGGCCTGCCCGACTGGGACGGGCGCATCCTGGTGGACGCCACCAACGACTTCGCCGCACCACCGCCCGGGCCCGGCCAGGCCACCACGAGCGAGCAGGTGGCCGCACTCGCGCCCGGCGCACGCGTGCTCAAGGCGCTCAACCACCTGTTCGCCGCCAGCCTCGCCGCTGATCCTCGCCAAGCCGGCGGCCAGCGGGTGCTGTTCGTCTCGGGCGACGACGACGCCGCGAAGAAGGCGTTCACCGCCGTGCTGGACGACCTCGGGTACGCCCCGATCGACCTCGGCGGCCTGGCCGCGGGAGGCCGGCTGCACCAGGCTCGCGGAGGACCGCTCGTCGGGCACGACCTCGTCCGATTGGCGTCCGCCCGATGA
- a CDS encoding GntR family transcriptional regulator — protein sequence MSDNAAEECEADDGRPGRRLALDVHATVRAMILSGELAPGTPLLQAALARSLKVSRTPMREAFRLLQEEGLIENKPDQRAVVRAIDPGEVDAVYTSRVMLESVAVSISVRVATPELVERLAKSLAQMRQYATEEDIDRWQQAHREFHQLTTEGAPMLLDTLAGLSDRAERFLRLAKLGHPQATGRWDTDHEVLVEAFRTRDHDLAVATIAQHLARTAFTAMADIAPRLDAVATRAALNLVLADR from the coding sequence ATGAGCGACAACGCTGCCGAAGAGTGCGAAGCGGATGACGGCAGGCCGGGACGGCGGCTCGCCCTCGACGTGCACGCGACCGTGCGGGCGATGATCCTGAGCGGCGAGCTGGCTCCGGGCACTCCCCTGCTGCAGGCCGCGCTGGCGCGTTCGCTCAAGGTCAGCCGGACGCCGATGCGCGAGGCCTTCCGCCTGCTGCAGGAGGAGGGGCTGATCGAGAACAAGCCCGACCAACGGGCCGTCGTCCGGGCCATCGATCCCGGCGAAGTCGACGCCGTATACACCTCGCGGGTGATGCTGGAATCGGTCGCGGTCAGCATCTCCGTCCGCGTCGCGACCCCGGAACTGGTGGAGCGCCTGGCGAAGTCGCTGGCCCAGATGCGCCAGTACGCCACCGAGGAGGACATCGACCGCTGGCAGCAAGCCCACCGTGAGTTCCACCAGCTCACCACCGAGGGGGCGCCCATGCTTCTGGACACGCTCGCCGGGCTGAGCGACCGGGCCGAGCGGTTCCTGCGCCTGGCGAAACTCGGCCACCCCCAAGCCACCGGCCGCTGGGACACCGACCACGAGGTGCTGGTGGAGGCCTTCCGCACCCGGGACCACGACCTCGCGGTCGCCACCATCGCCCAGCACCTCGCGCGCACCGCGTTCACCGCCATGGCCGACATCGCCCCCCGGCTCGACGCCGTGGCCACCCGCGCCGCCCTCAACCTCGTGCTGGCCGACCGGTAG
- a CDS encoding alcohol dehydrogenase catalytic domain-containing protein: MAFDHFGDPDVLQVQEVDTPLPGPGEVAVRVAAVSVGRLLDLSARAGTHPYARITLPHVLGAEHAGTVAAVGAGVDSVRPGDHVAVVPILTCGSCAACAAGALEACESARIMGVHTRGAYAEYTVVPAENALVVPDGVGPAEATALVWSGAVAENQFEQAGLEPGEWVLVHGASSALGSLTAALAVHRGARVIAGTRSAEKRQRLLDLKVEAVVDPTDPGFTETVQALTGGAGVDLVIDNLGDPEIWTATMAALAVRGRVVTSGAFLGGKVELDLLRLYSRSQRVIGVRSGNLRSARRIWTAVAAGFRPVVDRAFPIAEAAEAHRYLEASANTGRVVLTTADDDWAAAPDTPRNPS; encoded by the coding sequence ATGGCATTCGACCATTTCGGTGACCCGGACGTTCTTCAGGTGCAAGAGGTGGATACACCTCTGCCGGGTCCTGGCGAGGTGGCCGTGCGCGTGGCGGCCGTCAGTGTGGGCCGGCTCCTGGACCTCAGTGCCCGCGCCGGGACCCATCCGTACGCCCGGATCACGCTGCCGCACGTCCTCGGGGCCGAGCACGCGGGCACCGTCGCCGCGGTCGGTGCCGGTGTGGACTCGGTGCGACCCGGCGACCACGTCGCCGTGGTTCCCATCCTGACCTGCGGATCCTGTGCCGCCTGTGCCGCCGGGGCATTGGAGGCGTGCGAATCCGCGCGGATCATGGGCGTACACACCCGGGGCGCCTACGCCGAGTACACGGTGGTCCCCGCGGAGAATGCTCTCGTCGTTCCGGACGGCGTGGGGCCCGCGGAGGCGACGGCTCTCGTGTGGTCCGGAGCGGTGGCGGAGAACCAGTTCGAGCAGGCCGGGCTCGAACCCGGCGAGTGGGTGCTGGTCCACGGGGCCTCGTCCGCGCTCGGATCGCTGACGGCGGCGCTGGCCGTGCACCGGGGCGCGAGGGTGATCGCCGGGACGCGGTCGGCGGAGAAACGGCAGCGCCTGCTCGACCTGAAGGTCGAGGCGGTGGTCGACCCCACCGATCCGGGCTTCACCGAGACGGTGCAGGCGCTGACCGGCGGCGCCGGCGTGGACCTGGTGATCGACAACCTCGGCGACCCCGAGATCTGGACCGCGACGATGGCGGCGCTGGCCGTGCGCGGCCGGGTGGTCACCTCGGGCGCGTTCCTGGGCGGCAAGGTAGAGCTGGACCTGCTGCGGCTGTACTCCCGCTCGCAACGCGTGATCGGCGTCCGCAGCGGAAACCTGCGCAGCGCCCGCCGGATCTGGACGGCCGTGGCGGCCGGCTTCCGCCCGGTCGTCGACCGTGCCTTCCCCATCGCGGAGGCCGCCGAGGCCCACCGCTACCTCGAAGCCTCCGCCAACACCGGCCGGGTCGTGCTCACGACGGCCGACGACGACTGGGCCGCGGCCCCGGACACCCCAAGGAACCCCTCATGA
- a CDS encoding fumarylacetoacetate hydrolase family protein produces MTWSLVTYRGDGEPAVGVRDADGAVRALPQYAGRTLLDLLEDWPAVGERLRTLDVASLPVVGDVRLEAPIRFPRKVVCAGANYFAHLAEMKVDRPDPVGAPYFFLKPPSTSVIGPGDPIVLPDRPGRRIDWEAELAVVIGRRARDLDEADVAGHIAGYTILNDVSARDRLSRPDAVAPPFGFDWTSAKGEDTFCPTGPGVTPAWFVPDPQDLRITLTVNGVVKQDSSTKDMMNSAFTVVAAASRIMTLEPGDIVATGSPAGVGAPRGEFLQPGDEVVIEIDGLGTLRNPVADGAAASSRRIA; encoded by the coding sequence ATGACGTGGTCACTGGTCACCTACCGCGGCGACGGCGAACCGGCCGTCGGCGTCCGGGACGCCGACGGCGCCGTGCGCGCCCTGCCGCAGTACGCGGGACGGACCCTCTTGGATCTGCTCGAGGACTGGCCGGCGGTGGGGGAGCGGCTGCGCACCCTCGACGTTGCGAGTCTCCCCGTGGTGGGGGACGTCCGGCTCGAAGCGCCGATCCGCTTCCCGCGCAAGGTCGTCTGTGCCGGCGCCAACTACTTCGCGCACCTGGCGGAGATGAAGGTCGACCGGCCGGACCCGGTGGGGGCGCCGTACTTCTTCCTCAAGCCACCGTCCACTTCGGTCATCGGTCCTGGCGACCCGATCGTGCTGCCGGACCGTCCGGGCCGGCGGATCGACTGGGAAGCCGAGCTCGCCGTCGTCATCGGCCGGCGGGCCCGTGACCTCGATGAGGCGGACGTCGCCGGCCACATCGCCGGCTACACCATCCTCAACGACGTGTCCGCCCGCGACCGCCTGAGCCGCCCGGACGCGGTGGCGCCGCCCTTCGGGTTCGACTGGACCTCGGCCAAGGGGGAGGACACGTTCTGCCCCACCGGACCCGGCGTGACACCGGCGTGGTTCGTGCCGGATCCGCAGGACCTGCGGATCACGCTGACCGTGAACGGTGTGGTGAAACAGGACTCCAGCACCAAGGACATGATGAACAGCGCCTTCACCGTGGTCGCCGCGGCGAGCCGGATCATGACGCTGGAACCGGGGGACATCGTGGCCACCGGCAGCCCGGCCGGCGTCGGCGCCCCGCGGGGGGAGTTCCTACAGCCCGGCGACGAAGTCGTGATCGAGATCGACGGTCTCGGGACGCTCCGCAACCCGGTGGCCGACGGCGCCGCCGCGAGCTCGCGGAGAATCGCATGA
- a CDS encoding SDR family NAD(P)-dependent oxidoreductase, whose protein sequence is MNREFDGKVAFVTGAAGGIGRSSALAFAARGASVVVCDLVDPSGTAAEAAEHGVEVRSLQVDVGDAAAVRDAVASAVAAFGRLDFAHNNAGTFSPAPLADLGEDDWNRVISVNLSGVFAGMKYQIPHLLETGGAIVNTASIWCEQGSAAQAAYVASKHGVAGLTRTAAIDYGGRGIRINAVAPGPIRTAMTAAVPTAAMAPVIGRTTLGRYGEAPEVAEAVVWLCSSAAAYVNGVVLPVDGGYLAA, encoded by the coding sequence ATGAACCGCGAGTTCGACGGCAAGGTCGCGTTCGTCACCGGAGCGGCCGGGGGCATCGGCCGCTCGAGTGCCCTCGCATTCGCGGCTCGCGGCGCTTCGGTCGTCGTCTGCGACCTGGTGGACCCGAGCGGCACCGCCGCCGAGGCCGCGGAGCACGGCGTCGAAGTCCGGTCGCTGCAGGTGGATGTGGGCGATGCGGCCGCGGTGCGCGACGCCGTCGCCTCGGCCGTCGCGGCGTTCGGCCGGCTGGACTTCGCGCACAACAACGCCGGGACCTTCTCGCCCGCTCCCTTGGCGGATCTCGGCGAGGACGACTGGAACCGCGTCATCTCGGTGAACCTCAGCGGCGTCTTCGCCGGGATGAAGTACCAGATCCCGCACCTGCTGGAGACCGGCGGCGCCATCGTCAACACCGCGTCGATTTGGTGCGAACAGGGCTCGGCGGCCCAGGCCGCCTACGTCGCGAGCAAGCACGGCGTGGCCGGCCTGACCAGGACCGCGGCCATCGACTACGGCGGCCGGGGCATCCGGATCAACGCCGTCGCCCCCGGCCCGATCCGCACCGCCATGACCGCCGCCGTGCCCACGGCGGCCATGGCTCCCGTCATCGGCCGCACGACGCTCGGGCGCTACGGCGAAGCGCCCGAAGTCGCCGAAGCCGTCGTCTGGCTCTGCTCGTCCGCTGCCGCGTATGTCAACGGCGTCGTGTTGCCCGTCGACGGCGGCTACCTCGCCGCCTGA